The Microbacterium luteum genome includes a region encoding these proteins:
- the aceE gene encoding pyruvate dehydrogenase (acetyl-transferring), homodimeric type yields the protein MTVHDQDPYSQGPLDSDPDETAEWRESLQQLVDARGHERGREIMLSLLKESKELHLGVPMVPTTDYINTIAPDAEPEFPGDEELERRYRAWIRWNAAITVHRAQRPGIAVGGHISTYASSAALYEVGFNHFFRGLDDPSGGDQIFIQGHASPGTYARAYLEGRLSEDQLDGFRQEKSAAPHGLPSYPHPRLMPEFWQFPTVSMGLGPINAVYQAMTNKYLANRGIKDVADSQVWAFLGDGEMDEVESRGQLQVAANEGLDNLTFVVNCNLQRLDGPVRGNGKIIQELESFFRGAGWNVIKVIWGREWDELLGRDDDGALRNLMNVTPDGDYQTYKTEDGAFVREHFFGRDERTAALVKDYSDEQIWNLKRGGHDYRKVYAAFKAAREHKGQPTVILAKTIKGYGLGPHFEGRNATHQMKKMTLEDLKHFRDAMHIPISDAQLEENPYLPPYFHPGEQDETIQYMLERRRALGGFLPERRTHHVGLQLPDDKAYALPKKGSGTQEVATTMAFVRLLKDLLRAKDFGHRIVPIIPDEARTFGMDAFFPTAKIYNPNGQHYTSVDRELLLAYKESPQGQIMHVGINEAGAMAAFTGVGTAYSTHGEPLIPVYIFYSMFGFQRTGDAQWAAGDQMARGFIIGATAGRTTLTGEGLQHADGHSHLLASSNPATVSYDPAYGYEIAHIVRAGIERMYGGNHPDPNVMYYLTVYNEPLVQPAEPEGVDVDGIVRGMHRISAAEGEGPRTQLLASGVGVPWALEAQQLLRDDWGVQADVWSVTSWTELRRDGLAADEHNFLHPDEEARTAHVTEKLRDGEGPVVAVSDFMHAVQDQIRPWVPQQFVTLGADGFGFSDTRPAARRFFKIDGPSIVVRALQALAAEGAVDRSLSAQAIEKYRLHDVTAGTSGNAGGES from the coding sequence GTGACTGTCCACGACCAGGATCCGTACTCCCAGGGCCCTCTCGACAGCGATCCCGACGAGACCGCGGAGTGGCGCGAGTCGCTGCAGCAGCTCGTCGACGCTCGCGGCCACGAACGCGGACGCGAGATCATGCTGAGCCTCCTGAAGGAGTCGAAGGAGCTTCACCTCGGCGTGCCGATGGTCCCGACGACCGACTACATCAACACGATCGCGCCCGACGCGGAGCCGGAGTTCCCCGGCGACGAGGAGCTCGAGCGCCGGTACCGCGCGTGGATCCGCTGGAACGCCGCCATCACGGTGCACCGTGCGCAGCGCCCCGGCATCGCGGTGGGCGGCCACATCTCCACATACGCCTCGTCCGCCGCCCTCTACGAGGTCGGCTTCAATCACTTCTTCCGCGGCTTGGACGATCCGTCGGGCGGTGACCAGATCTTCATCCAGGGACACGCCTCCCCCGGCACCTACGCCCGCGCCTACCTCGAGGGGCGGCTGAGCGAGGACCAGCTCGACGGATTCCGTCAGGAGAAGTCCGCCGCGCCGCACGGGCTCCCCTCCTACCCCCATCCGCGTCTCATGCCGGAGTTCTGGCAGTTCCCCACCGTCTCGATGGGCCTCGGGCCCATCAACGCCGTCTACCAGGCGATGACGAACAAGTACCTCGCGAACCGCGGCATCAAGGATGTCGCCGACTCGCAGGTCTGGGCCTTCCTCGGCGACGGCGAGATGGATGAGGTCGAGAGCCGCGGGCAGCTCCAGGTCGCGGCGAACGAGGGGCTGGACAACCTGACCTTCGTGGTCAACTGCAACCTGCAGCGCCTGGACGGCCCCGTCCGTGGAAACGGCAAGATCATCCAGGAACTGGAGAGCTTCTTCCGCGGGGCGGGCTGGAACGTCATCAAGGTGATCTGGGGTCGCGAGTGGGATGAGCTCCTGGGGCGCGACGACGACGGCGCCCTGCGCAACCTCATGAACGTCACTCCGGACGGCGACTACCAGACGTACAAGACCGAAGACGGCGCCTTCGTGCGCGAGCACTTCTTCGGGCGCGACGAGCGCACCGCCGCCCTGGTGAAGGACTACTCCGACGAGCAGATCTGGAACCTCAAGCGCGGCGGGCACGACTACCGCAAGGTCTATGCGGCCTTCAAGGCGGCGCGCGAGCACAAGGGCCAGCCGACGGTCATCCTCGCCAAGACGATCAAGGGCTATGGCCTCGGCCCACACTTCGAGGGGCGCAACGCGACGCACCAGATGAAGAAGATGACGCTGGAGGACCTCAAGCACTTCCGCGACGCGATGCACATCCCGATCTCGGATGCGCAGCTCGAGGAGAACCCCTACCTGCCGCCGTACTTCCACCCCGGGGAGCAGGACGAGACCATCCAGTACATGCTGGAGCGTCGACGCGCGCTCGGTGGCTTCCTTCCCGAGCGACGCACCCATCACGTGGGTCTCCAGCTTCCCGACGACAAGGCCTACGCACTGCCGAAGAAGGGGTCGGGCACGCAGGAGGTCGCGACGACCATGGCCTTCGTTCGCCTGCTGAAGGATCTGCTGCGCGCCAAGGACTTCGGACACCGCATCGTGCCGATCATCCCCGACGAAGCACGGACGTTCGGCATGGACGCCTTCTTCCCGACGGCGAAGATCTACAACCCGAACGGCCAGCACTACACGTCCGTGGACCGCGAGCTGCTCCTGGCCTACAAGGAGAGCCCGCAGGGCCAGATCATGCACGTCGGCATCAACGAAGCCGGCGCGATGGCCGCGTTCACCGGTGTCGGCACGGCGTATTCGACGCACGGCGAACCGCTCATCCCGGTGTACATCTTCTACTCGATGTTCGGCTTCCAGCGCACCGGCGACGCGCAGTGGGCGGCGGGCGACCAGATGGCGCGCGGGTTCATCATCGGCGCGACCGCCGGCCGCACGACCCTGACCGGGGAAGGTCTGCAGCACGCGGACGGTCATTCGCACCTGCTCGCCTCCTCCAACCCCGCCACCGTGTCGTACGACCCGGCCTACGGGTACGAGATCGCCCACATCGTGCGCGCCGGCATCGAGCGCATGTACGGCGGCAACCACCCCGACCCGAACGTCATGTACTACCTGACGGTGTACAACGAGCCGCTCGTGCAGCCGGCCGAGCCGGAGGGCGTCGACGTCGATGGCATCGTGCGCGGCATGCACCGCATCTCCGCCGCCGAGGGCGAGGGACCGCGTACGCAGCTCCTCGCATCGGGCGTCGGGGTCCCGTGGGCCCTCGAGGCGCAGCAGCTGCTGCGTGACGACTGGGGAGTGCAGGCCGACGTCTGGTCGGTGACGTCCTGGACGGAGCTGCGTCGCGACGGACTCGCCGCCGACGAGCACAACTTCCTCCACCCCGACGAAGAAGCACGGACGGCCCACGTCACCGAGAAGCTGCGGGACGGCGAGGGACCGGTCGTCGCGGTCAGCGACTTCATGCACGCCGTGCAGGACCAGATCCGACCCTGGGTTCCGCAGCAGTTCGTCACACTCGGCGCGGACGGCTTCGGCTTCTCCGACACGCGGCCCGCCGCGCGCCGCTTCTTCAAGATCGACGGACCTTCCATCGTCGTCCGGGCGCTGCAGGCGCTCGCGGCGGAAGGCGCGGTCGACCGGTCGCTGTCCGCGCAGGCGATCGAGAAGTACCGCCTCCACGATGTCACCGCCGGCACCAGTGGCAACGCGGGCGGCGAGAGCTGA
- a CDS encoding helix-turn-helix domain-containing protein: MAIETNADVARRVRGLAAEKQIKQSALAAALHVSRMAMWRRTTGETPITAQELIVLARVIGVPVAAFYSESPVEEMAVAS; the protein is encoded by the coding sequence ATGGCGATAGAAACTAACGCTGACGTGGCTCGCCGAGTACGCGGCCTCGCGGCAGAGAAGCAGATCAAGCAGTCCGCGCTCGCGGCGGCGTTGCACGTGTCGCGGATGGCGATGTGGCGCCGGACTACTGGCGAGACGCCCATCACTGCGCAGGAGCTGATCGTGCTCGCTCGTGTGATTGGCGTTCCTGTCGCGGCCTTCTACTCCGAGTCGCCAGTCGAAGAGATGGCGGTGGCGTCGTGA
- a CDS encoding PucR family transcriptional regulator — MPPRSAEMDKDETLAWLRRISGDLATATIKRLEESLPWYADMPPARRSAVGLVAQAGITSFIQWYDDPGSTPWIASDIFAAAPRELLRSVSLQQTLQLIRATVEVTEERVAGKGEDLREGILLYSREVAFAAADVYARAAEARGLWDARLEALVVDSILTGEADEELPSRIAALGWHGHGEVAVLVGTTPAQFDVDQLRRTARKLGVDVLIGVQGSRLVLVIGRAEDPVRTDEGSGALPFVEIAKRLEPGFGAGHLVLGPVVPALVDASQSARAALAGFAVARAWRHAPRPVEADDLLPERALAGDPLAKQTLVERIYRPLQAHSTDLVTTLWSYLDNGRSLEATARELFVHPNTVRYRLKRVSEVIGWDATGPREALILQTSLVLGSIGTDATRRRSAPRRLS, encoded by the coding sequence ATGCCGCCCCGCTCCGCGGAGATGGACAAGGACGAGACGCTCGCCTGGCTGCGTCGCATCTCGGGTGACCTGGCCACCGCCACGATCAAGCGCCTCGAGGAGTCGCTGCCGTGGTACGCCGACATGCCGCCGGCGCGTCGGTCGGCGGTGGGCCTGGTCGCCCAGGCGGGCATCACCTCGTTCATCCAGTGGTACGACGATCCCGGCTCGACGCCGTGGATTGCGTCCGACATCTTCGCGGCCGCGCCTCGCGAACTCCTCCGGAGCGTGAGCCTGCAGCAGACGCTGCAGCTGATCCGGGCCACGGTCGAGGTCACCGAGGAGCGCGTGGCCGGCAAGGGCGAGGACCTTCGGGAAGGCATCCTGCTCTACTCGCGAGAGGTCGCCTTCGCCGCCGCGGATGTCTACGCCCGCGCCGCGGAGGCCCGCGGGCTGTGGGATGCGCGCCTGGAGGCCCTCGTCGTCGACTCGATCCTCACGGGTGAGGCCGACGAGGAGCTCCCCAGCCGGATCGCCGCCCTCGGGTGGCACGGCCACGGCGAGGTGGCCGTGCTCGTGGGCACGACCCCGGCGCAGTTCGACGTCGATCAGCTGCGCCGCACCGCACGCAAGCTCGGCGTGGACGTGCTGATCGGCGTACAGGGATCGCGGCTCGTTCTCGTGATCGGGCGCGCCGAGGATCCGGTGCGCACCGACGAAGGATCCGGCGCCCTCCCCTTCGTCGAGATCGCCAAACGTCTCGAGCCCGGTTTCGGGGCGGGTCACCTTGTGCTGGGCCCGGTCGTTCCGGCACTCGTGGACGCCAGCCAGAGCGCCCGGGCGGCGCTGGCGGGGTTCGCGGTCGCACGCGCGTGGCGACATGCTCCGCGTCCCGTCGAGGCCGACGATCTCCTGCCCGAGCGAGCGCTGGCCGGTGATCCCCTGGCAAAGCAGACCCTCGTCGAGCGGATCTATCGCCCGCTTCAGGCACACAGCACCGATCTCGTCACGACGCTGTGGAGCTATCTCGACAACGGGCGGTCCCTCGAGGCGACCGCGCGCGAGCTGTTCGTGCACCCCAACACGGTGCGCTATCGGCTCAAACGGGTCTCCGAGGTGATCGGCTGGGATGCGACCGGACCACGGGAGGCCCTCATCCTGCAGACCTCGCTCGTCCTCGGCTCCATCGGAACCGACGCGACACGACGTCGGAGCGCCCCGCGTCGCCTGTCGTGA
- a CDS encoding ACP S-malonyltransferase, translating into MLIAIFPGQGSQSPGFLTPWLELDGARERLAAYSEWSGVDLVAAGTEWDADRIRDTAVAQPLIVAAGLLSWNALGDDHVAGVAGHSVGEFTAAAAAGVLTEEDAMRLVGLRGRAMAAAAASSPTGMSAVLGGDTVAVLDRLAELGLTAANHNGGGQLVAAGSLSALDALAAEPVRGTRVVALQVAGAFHAEAMTPAVDELRLAAAEVATHDPHVRLWTNRDGSSVTEGAFFLDLLVEQVASPVRWDLCMSAFADAGVSGLVELAPAGTLTGLAKRALRGTPAVAVKTPADLLAAAELLSPSTS; encoded by the coding sequence GTGCTCATCGCGATCTTCCCCGGTCAAGGTTCGCAGTCCCCGGGCTTCCTGACCCCCTGGCTCGAACTCGACGGCGCCCGCGAGCGGCTCGCGGCCTATTCGGAGTGGTCCGGCGTCGACCTCGTCGCCGCCGGCACGGAGTGGGACGCCGACCGGATCCGCGACACCGCCGTCGCGCAGCCGCTGATCGTCGCCGCTGGGCTGCTGTCGTGGAATGCCCTCGGAGACGACCACGTCGCCGGTGTCGCCGGCCACTCGGTGGGTGAATTCACGGCAGCCGCCGCCGCGGGTGTGCTCACCGAGGAGGATGCGATGCGCCTCGTCGGTCTGCGCGGACGCGCCATGGCGGCTGCAGCTGCATCGTCGCCGACCGGCATGAGCGCCGTCCTCGGCGGTGACACCGTCGCCGTGCTCGACCGCTTGGCGGAACTCGGCCTCACCGCCGCCAATCACAACGGCGGCGGGCAGCTCGTCGCCGCCGGCTCCCTCTCCGCCCTCGATGCCCTCGCGGCCGAGCCCGTGCGCGGCACCCGCGTGGTCGCCCTGCAGGTCGCGGGTGCATTCCACGCCGAGGCGATGACCCCCGCCGTCGACGAACTGCGGCTCGCCGCCGCGGAGGTCGCCACGCACGATCCGCACGTGCGGCTGTGGACGAACCGCGACGGATCGAGCGTGACCGAGGGTGCCTTCTTCCTGGACCTCCTCGTCGAGCAGGTGGCCTCCCCGGTGCGCTGGGACCTGTGCATGTCCGCGTTCGCCGATGCCGGCGTGAGCGGTCTCGTCGAACTGGCACCGGCCGGCACCCTCACCGGGCTTGCCAAGCGCGCACTGCGCGGCACGCCGGCGGTCGCCGTGAAGACCCCGGCGGATCTGCTCGCCGCCGCCGAACTCCTCAGCCCATCCACCTCCTGA